From Planococcus halocryophilus, the proteins below share one genomic window:
- a CDS encoding peptidoglycan bridge formation glycyltransferase FemA/FemB family protein, which translates to MKDIYFENDYGRLYEQIENGVCEVFEFQHPLGKVNHLFIKRPISMDMTEEAFYDITTPYGYGGPRIVDCEEVHKSELIQDFQYAFEEYCQNENIVCEFVRFHPLFSNAKDFEACYELTFRRFTTGTNLKDYEDPVKSEFSRSKQKSIQKALNAGVEYRVIVDPPDLENFKHLYYETMKRRDAASIYYFDDAYFNGLLKSFGKNIIVVEVLYEGKVIASGLNFVYGKFIHIHLSGTTQEHQYLSSAFVMRYALVLWGKEHGMELIHEGGGLTGSPEDPLYLFKKQFGKNTEFPFYVSYKIWNQKVYDLLCEVVGVDKVNASFPNYRSKPLNLVKD; encoded by the coding sequence TTGAAAGATATTTATTTTGAAAATGATTACGGTCGCTTATATGAACAGATTGAAAATGGTGTTTGCGAAGTTTTTGAGTTTCAACATCCACTTGGAAAGGTCAACCACTTATTCATAAAGAGGCCTATTTCTATGGACATGACTGAAGAAGCTTTCTACGATATTACAACTCCATATGGATACGGAGGTCCACGTATTGTCGATTGTGAGGAAGTACATAAATCTGAATTAATTCAAGATTTTCAATATGCTTTTGAGGAATACTGTCAAAACGAAAATATTGTCTGTGAGTTTGTCCGGTTTCATCCTTTGTTCTCAAACGCTAAAGATTTTGAAGCTTGTTATGAATTGACGTTTCGTCGCTTTACCACCGGAACAAACTTAAAAGATTATGAAGATCCAGTTAAATCAGAGTTCTCGAGGTCAAAGCAAAAAAGTATTCAAAAAGCTTTAAACGCAGGTGTTGAATACCGTGTAATTGTTGATCCTCCTGACTTAGAAAATTTTAAACACCTCTATTATGAAACAATGAAAAGAAGAGACGCGGCATCAATTTATTATTTTGATGACGCATACTTTAATGGGCTTCTTAAATCATTTGGTAAGAATATTATTGTTGTAGAAGTCCTATATGAAGGGAAAGTGATTGCTAGTGGTTTAAACTTTGTTTATGGGAAGTTTATTCATATTCATTTATCAGGAACTACACAGGAACATCAATATTTATCATCAGCTTTTGTGATGAGATACGCTTTAGTATTATGGGGGAAAGAGCATGGCATGGAGCTTATTCATGAAGGTGGGGGGTTAACAGGCAGCCCTGAAGATCCGTTATATCTTTTTAAAAAGCAATTCGGAAAAAATACCGAATTTCCGTTCTATGTAAGTTATAAAATTTGGAATCAAAAAGTATACGATTTATTGTGTGAAGTTGTTGGTGTGGATAAAGTAAATGCATCTTTTCCAAATTATCGTTCTAAACCATTAAATTTAGTCAAAGATTGA
- a CDS encoding putative bifunctional diguanylate cyclase/phosphodiesterase, which translates to MNVSALSYDSLIIVFSIIIVFCSSSITLNINNTLFESVEKTKVKGILFGTLVLELGIWSIQFFDIAALPVDLSLITTLLPMSSNYINYIIGIIIVMTLLFSVFNLHSNKVKLLSDEYTRQFDSLIETATDGIVVTDDNGIITQWNQGAESLFGYDRDEVIDQNVRIIFPDAYPPSCSQELTGPTREFIGLKKDGNQFPVELSTGYWKTVRGDYHSLIIRDITDRRNSEEKISNLVYLDSLTGLPNRRLYNDRLESTLDQAIDNSTIHTVLYLNLDQFKLINDTYGHQTGDQLLIEVAHRIKSCISKADTLARLGSDEFILLLPHSNYTKAEAVARNILNVLNQAFSLNDEEVFITPSIGASLFPADGTDSETLVKNADIAMYRVKEEGKNNFQFFTSEMNDLISRKSKIAMSIRKGLELGEFSVYYQPQIDIETERIIGVEALVRWNHAKLGPISPTEFIPIAEENGMILHIGEFVLRTACQQTKAWQDAGVEPFRVAVNISAKQFSQGNISEVITSALEDAQLAPEFLELELTESLIQGATSAITKMQELKAMGIHLSIDDFGTGYSSLSYLKLFPIDSLKIDQYFTRNINKDAKDAALVDTIIQMARNLGLNVIAEGVETLDQLVYLKNKHCNQAQGYYFQKPLLPERIEELYSKV; encoded by the coding sequence TTGAATGTTTCAGCATTATCCTATGATTCTCTAATAATCGTTTTTTCGATTATTATCGTTTTTTGCTCTTCTTCTATCACGTTGAACATTAACAACACGCTTTTTGAGTCAGTTGAAAAAACAAAAGTCAAAGGAATTTTGTTTGGTACTCTCGTTTTGGAACTTGGAATTTGGTCCATTCAATTTTTCGACATTGCAGCTTTACCGGTTGATTTGTCTTTGATTACAACACTGCTCCCGATGAGCAGTAACTATATAAATTATATTATTGGCATAATCATCGTGATGACTTTACTGTTCTCTGTATTCAATCTGCACAGCAACAAAGTAAAATTGTTGTCTGATGAGTATACCCGTCAATTTGATTCTCTTATCGAAACCGCAACAGATGGCATTGTGGTTACTGACGACAATGGAATTATTACACAATGGAACCAAGGTGCTGAGTCTCTTTTCGGCTACGATAGAGATGAAGTAATCGATCAAAATGTGCGTATCATCTTTCCTGACGCTTATCCCCCATCATGTAGTCAAGAGCTTACTGGACCAACACGAGAATTTATAGGATTAAAAAAAGACGGCAACCAATTCCCAGTTGAATTATCTACAGGATATTGGAAAACAGTCCGAGGTGATTACCACAGCTTGATTATCCGAGACATTACTGACCGAAGAAATAGCGAGGAAAAAATCAGTAATTTAGTTTATTTGGATTCGCTCACGGGTTTACCAAACCGTCGATTATATAATGATCGACTCGAATCCACACTTGACCAAGCTATTGATAACAGCACGATTCACACCGTTTTGTATTTGAATCTTGATCAATTCAAGCTTATCAATGATACGTATGGACACCAAACGGGTGACCAGTTACTAATAGAAGTGGCGCACCGTATTAAGTCCTGCATTAGTAAAGCCGATACGCTTGCAAGACTTGGCAGCGATGAATTTATTTTATTGCTACCCCATAGCAATTACACAAAAGCCGAAGCTGTCGCGCGAAATATTTTAAACGTGTTGAATCAAGCTTTTTCACTAAACGACGAAGAAGTATTTATCACCCCCTCAATCGGTGCAAGCTTATTTCCAGCAGACGGTACGGATTCTGAAACTTTGGTCAAAAATGCTGATATTGCCATGTATCGGGTAAAAGAAGAAGGCAAAAACAACTTTCAATTTTTCACATCTGAGATGAATGATTTAATCTCGCGAAAATCTAAAATCGCCATGAGCATCCGTAAAGGATTGGAGCTTGGTGAATTTTCGGTTTATTATCAACCACAAATCGATATAGAAACGGAACGCATTATCGGAGTGGAAGCACTTGTTCGTTGGAATCACGCTAAGTTAGGTCCGATTTCACCAACTGAATTTATTCCGATTGCTGAAGAAAACGGCATGATTCTCCACATTGGTGAGTTTGTTCTTCGAACGGCTTGTCAACAAACAAAAGCTTGGCAAGATGCTGGAGTTGAGCCTTTCCGTGTAGCCGTCAATATTTCTGCCAAACAATTTTCTCAAGGCAATATTTCCGAAGTGATTACTTCGGCTTTAGAAGATGCACAATTAGCTCCTGAATTTCTTGAGCTTGAATTGACCGAAAGCCTGATCCAAGGAGCCACATCCGCTATTACCAAAATGCAGGAATTAAAAGCAATGGGCATTCATTTATCTATCGATGATTTTGGTACTGGCTATTCTTCTTTAAGTTATTTAAAGTTGTTCCCTATCGATAGTTTGAAAATCGATCAATATTTTACGCGTAACATTAATAAAGATGCTAAAGATGCCGCTTTAGTCGATACCATCATTCAAATGGCACGCAATTTGGGGTTAAACGTTATTGCAGAAGGCGTAGAAACGTTAGATCAACTAGTGTACTTAAAAAATAAGCATTGCAATCAAGCACAAGGTTATTATTTCCAAAAGCCCTTATTGCCTGAGAGAATTGAAGAATTGTATTCCAAAGTTTAA
- a CDS encoding acetamidase/formamidase family protein, with translation MTNRHKFPEDRVHYTWDKNPQPVLTIDSGDQVDFSTREVADNQFTKNSTTKDIDTLDWAKVYPLAGPVEIREAEPGDTLEVEIVELEPGDWGWMAILPGLGLLPEEFPDAYLRTFDLSDGQFIHFNETIKVPIAPFLGTMGVGPENADGQTIMPPGTFGGNMDTRHLTVGTKLYLPVQVPGAMFSCGDAHAAQGDGEVCVTALECPMQASLKFRLIKGKSIPAPQFQTAGALTPKVDHRGFYGTTGVGPDLMEASRDAIRAMVDHISSNYGLEPKDAYLLSSVCVDLKISEIVDAGQYIVSALLPLAVFQENE, from the coding sequence GTGACCAATAGACATAAGTTTCCAGAAGACCGTGTGCATTATACATGGGACAAGAATCCGCAGCCGGTATTGACCATCGACAGTGGAGATCAAGTGGATTTTTCTACGCGGGAAGTGGCCGACAATCAGTTTACTAAAAACTCTACGACTAAAGACATTGATACACTCGACTGGGCAAAAGTATACCCGCTCGCAGGACCTGTCGAAATCCGAGAGGCAGAACCGGGAGACACATTGGAAGTCGAAATTGTCGAGCTAGAACCGGGAGACTGGGGATGGATGGCAATCTTGCCAGGGCTCGGGCTATTGCCGGAAGAATTTCCAGATGCCTACTTAAGGACTTTCGATTTGAGCGATGGACAATTTATTCATTTCAATGAAACCATCAAAGTGCCAATCGCTCCTTTTCTTGGCACAATGGGTGTTGGTCCAGAAAATGCCGATGGACAAACGATTATGCCACCCGGAACATTTGGTGGCAATATGGACACGAGACATTTGACTGTCGGTACAAAATTGTATTTACCTGTACAAGTGCCGGGTGCGATGTTTAGCTGCGGAGATGCCCATGCAGCGCAAGGAGATGGAGAAGTTTGTGTGACCGCCCTTGAATGTCCGATGCAAGCATCATTGAAATTTCGTCTAATCAAAGGCAAATCGATTCCCGCTCCACAATTTCAAACAGCTGGTGCACTAACACCGAAAGTCGACCACCGAGGCTTTTATGGCACGACCGGTGTGGGACCCGATTTAATGGAAGCGTCACGCGACGCTATCCGTGCAATGGTGGATCATATCTCTAGTAATTACGGACTTGAACCAAAAGATGCATACCTATTATCAAGTGTTTGCGTTGATCTGAAAATTTCTGAAATCGTGGATGCTGGACAATATATTGTGAGTGCGCTGTTACCACTTGCTGTATTTCAAGAGAATGAATAA
- a CDS encoding VanZ family protein: MKINKLVSWIAVFSWMAVIFYLSHQPGSASSHLSSGIVTALLSFIDGVAPQLDIDIESFHTFIRKNAHFIAYFLLGLLSLNAWRSSGFRGAKQLMLSFGLSVLFAITDEVHQLFIEGRSGEVRDVLIDSSGVGLSVLVYVLFSNLWDSKKVNTIKRNIK, from the coding sequence ATGAAAATAAATAAACTTGTTTCATGGATTGCAGTTTTTTCTTGGATGGCTGTCATTTTTTATCTTTCTCATCAACCAGGTTCAGCTTCTAGTCACTTAAGTTCTGGTATTGTCACAGCATTGTTAAGTTTTATTGATGGAGTAGCACCTCAGCTAGATATTGATATCGAAAGCTTTCATACGTTTATTCGGAAAAATGCACATTTTATTGCCTATTTCTTACTTGGTTTATTGAGTTTAAATGCTTGGAGAAGTAGCGGGTTTAGAGGGGCTAAACAGTTGATGTTAAGTTTTGGTTTGAGTGTCTTGTTTGCGATAACTGACGAAGTTCATCAATTGTTTATAGAAGGGCGCAGCGGAGAAGTTAGAGACGTTTTGATCGATAGCTCTGGTGTGGGTTTAAGTGTGTTGGTGTATGTGTTATTTTCTAATTTATGGGATTCGAAGAAAGTAAATACAATAAAAAGAAATATAAAATAG
- a CDS encoding DegT/DnrJ/EryC1/StrS aminotransferase family protein, which yields MKEIGGYFGLEDLIHQEFYSDLLALNSGSNALLYLLKARQIKKIHIPYYLCDCISILLDKQGYEYEYYYVDSQFQPIFDKQLAQDEYLYVVNLYGQITEEKTRALKARYNQLILDHSQAFFQKPIEGIDTIYSCRKFFGVPDGAYLATDAVLSEKIEQDVSKDRMVHVLGRAEGKASDYYADFIAINDNLSVVPLRTMSKLTSNLMGAVDYERARQIRNENYAYLSEQFAAENPLLLTVPDGAFAYPLLVEDGPAIRKRLVQENIYIPLLWPNVLVDCPKTSIEYQYAANILPLPCDQRYTIEDMSYLVNALKSQLVYKE from the coding sequence ATGAAAGAAATCGGTGGCTATTTTGGTTTGGAGGATTTGATTCATCAAGAATTTTACAGTGATTTGCTCGCCCTCAACAGTGGCAGCAACGCGTTGCTGTATTTATTAAAAGCGCGTCAAATTAAAAAAATACACATTCCTTATTATTTATGTGACTGCATCAGTATCTTGTTGGACAAACAGGGTTATGAATATGAATACTATTATGTAGATTCTCAGTTCCAACCGATTTTTGACAAACAATTGGCGCAAGATGAGTACTTATATGTCGTGAATTTGTATGGTCAAATTACAGAAGAAAAAACACGAGCATTAAAAGCACGTTATAACCAGTTGATTTTAGATCATAGCCAAGCCTTTTTTCAAAAACCGATAGAAGGCATAGATACCATTTATTCGTGTCGTAAATTTTTCGGTGTGCCGGACGGCGCTTATTTAGCGACCGATGCTGTGCTATCTGAAAAAATAGAGCAGGACGTTTCAAAAGATCGCATGGTGCATGTACTTGGCCGAGCGGAAGGAAAAGCGAGCGATTATTATGCTGATTTCATAGCCATTAACGATAATCTTTCTGTAGTGCCACTTCGTACCATGTCGAAATTGACAAGCAATTTAATGGGGGCCGTAGATTACGAGCGCGCACGCCAAATTCGCAATGAAAACTATGCTTATTTAAGCGAGCAGTTCGCGGCAGAAAATCCGCTGCTACTAACGGTGCCAGATGGCGCGTTTGCCTATCCGCTTTTGGTCGAAGACGGGCCAGCGATTCGGAAAAGGTTAGTGCAAGAAAACATCTACATTCCGCTGTTGTGGCCAAATGTTCTTGTGGATTGTCCAAAGACCAGCATTGAATATCAATACGCTGCCAATATTTTACCTTTGCCTTGTGATCAGCGATATACCATTGAGGACATGTCTTACTTAGTGAATGCACTAAAAAGTCAGCTCGTTTACAAAGAGTAA
- a CDS encoding helix-turn-helix domain-containing protein produces the protein MERIGPKIRELRENHHLSVDDLALKLGIAKSVVWGYESGKKQVSVSHLQLLADYFKVTVDFLLERNQNTNQLDFIQLIDLNSVNLVVDDHPLSKEELADVTSYLQVKRRLKEDDMLQDKKTAK, from the coding sequence ATGGAGAGAATAGGACCAAAAATAAGAGAGTTAAGAGAAAATCATCACTTGAGCGTAGATGATTTAGCTTTAAAATTAGGCATTGCCAAATCGGTAGTTTGGGGGTATGAAAGTGGCAAAAAGCAAGTGAGCGTTTCCCATTTGCAATTGTTAGCCGATTATTTTAAGGTTACTGTTGATTTTTTATTGGAACGCAATCAAAACACCAATCAACTTGATTTTATACAATTAATCGATTTAAATTCGGTTAATTTAGTAGTAGATGATCATCCATTAAGTAAAGAAGAGTTAGCGGATGTCACCTCCTATTTGCAAGTTAAACGCCGTTTAAAAGAAGACGATATGTTGCAAGATAAGAAAACTGCAAAATAA
- a CDS encoding SGNH/GDSL hydrolase family protein codes for MFKKLIYILLIALIFIVISGERNLNRIQLSDENALHTKTVETQSLPSTFSTKLTSGKPVTIVFLGDYVTSDDSLPDGNLNHVALLANWFNKNYPDQVKIINAGMNANTVSHMKKRIDTDVIKHAPDLVVISTGLNDALGAWKIPVKEYAANYQAIVEAIVASGDTEVVIRTPNPTTSVEYNVKMKSYIQASRELTSQDKVYLFDFYQIMADDVHAKNISQLDLMQNKLHPNIKGQAYLSEQFKTYFTSEIIQP; via the coding sequence ATGTTTAAAAAATTGATTTACATATTATTGATTGCCCTCATATTCATCGTAATCTCTGGTGAAAGAAATTTAAACCGTATTCAATTATCCGACGAAAATGCTCTTCATACGAAAACGGTTGAAACACAGTCCTTGCCTAGCACCTTTTCAACTAAGCTAACATCTGGTAAACCTGTGACAATTGTTTTCCTAGGAGATTATGTCACATCAGACGATTCGTTGCCCGATGGTAACTTGAATCATGTCGCCTTGTTAGCCAATTGGTTTAACAAAAATTATCCGGATCAAGTAAAAATTATTAATGCGGGCATGAACGCAAATACCGTCTCTCATATGAAAAAAAGAATCGACACTGACGTCATTAAACATGCACCTGATTTAGTCGTCATTTCTACAGGTTTAAATGATGCATTAGGCGCTTGGAAAATTCCAGTAAAAGAGTATGCAGCCAATTATCAAGCGATAGTCGAAGCAATCGTTGCCTCAGGTGATACGGAAGTAGTGATTCGAACGCCCAACCCAACTACTTCTGTTGAGTACAACGTAAAAATGAAGAGCTATATACAAGCAAGCCGTGAACTAACTAGCCAAGACAAAGTTTACTTATTTGATTTTTATCAAATAATGGCTGATGATGTGCATGCCAAAAATATTTCTCAACTCGACTTGATGCAAAACAAGTTGCATCCGAATATTAAAGGTCAAGCTTACCTATCGGAGCAGTTTAAAACTTACTTCACTTCAGAAATCATCCAACCGTAA
- a CDS encoding cation:proton antiporter, with translation MSAALVTILLCIGYLVFTIDKKQENFPVPVVLVLIGIGLSFIPYFTGIKVTETLIYDVFLPGLLFVSAYQFSAKALRENAGIIGLLSTAGLGLTVVLVGLAIYWIGGWFFSISLAGAFVAAAILAPTDPASVVSILKKSSPDKNIADIVDGESMINDGTSIVLFSVLSAMYLQSESLDVVAALGEFLYVSAGGVILGVTVGWLLSKAVHITHHKDYQVMLSIVLAYGAFQLAESFGFSGVLSTVSAGIMLSWEFSHANKEDHYREALSGFWSVVEPSLLALLFLLIGIEATKYLSWDNWILAILILFASIAIRFVIVGSSFKILAGKQHSPIWKKALLISWSGIRGSMSVFLLLQLGAMANGEIASELISLSFSVVILSLIIQSLGIHPLSKMLDSK, from the coding sequence TTGTCGGCAGCGCTCGTGACGATTTTGTTGTGTATAGGTTATTTAGTATTCACCATTGATAAAAAACAAGAAAACTTCCCAGTGCCGGTCGTGCTCGTATTAATCGGCATAGGCTTATCTTTTATCCCATATTTTACAGGCATCAAAGTGACAGAAACCTTGATTTATGACGTTTTTTTGCCGGGCTTACTTTTTGTGTCCGCTTATCAGTTTTCGGCAAAAGCTTTGCGGGAAAATGCAGGCATTATCGGCTTGTTAAGTACCGCTGGTCTCGGTTTAACCGTTGTCCTAGTGGGACTGGCAATTTATTGGATTGGCGGATGGTTTTTTTCTATTTCATTAGCTGGAGCGTTTGTGGCAGCCGCCATTTTGGCACCAACAGACCCGGCTTCTGTCGTGTCCATTTTAAAAAAATCATCACCTGATAAAAATATTGCAGATATTGTCGATGGGGAATCGATGATTAATGATGGCACGAGCATTGTATTATTTAGTGTTTTATCAGCGATGTATTTGCAATCCGAATCACTTGATGTAGTTGCTGCATTAGGTGAATTTCTTTATGTTTCTGCAGGTGGTGTGATTCTGGGTGTTACAGTCGGATGGCTACTAAGTAAGGCCGTTCACATCACGCATCACAAGGATTACCAAGTCATGCTCAGCATTGTACTTGCTTACGGTGCGTTCCAACTGGCAGAAAGCTTTGGATTTTCAGGTGTATTGTCGACTGTTTCAGCAGGTATTATGTTGTCGTGGGAGTTTTCTCATGCTAATAAAGAAGATCATTACCGCGAAGCGCTTTCGGGGTTTTGGAGTGTTGTAGAGCCTTCATTGCTGGCATTATTGTTTTTACTAATTGGCATTGAAGCTACAAAATACTTATCATGGGACAATTGGATACTAGCAATTTTGATATTATTTGCGAGTATTGCCATTCGCTTTGTCATAGTCGGTAGTAGTTTTAAAATATTGGCAGGTAAACAACATAGCCCAATTTGGAAAAAAGCATTGCTTATTTCTTGGTCCGGGATAAGAGGGTCCATGTCGGTTTTCTTATTGTTGCAACTAGGAGCCATGGCAAATGGCGAGATTGCAAGCGAACTAATTTCGCTCAGTTTTTCAGTCGTTATTTTATCTTTAATCATTCAAAGTCTTGGCATTCATCCATTATCAAAAATGCTAGATAGCAAATAA
- a CDS encoding N(5)-(carboxyethyl)ornithine synthase, whose product MYTIGFVISHKNNEKRRALLPKDMPNIKNMEQLFFEVGYGDALGYSDAEYEVSGAQFVSREEVLKCDAIVDVKLGNADYFDQLTPGKLLIGWAHAVQDIAFTDSVLAGDHTVVAWEEMFEDGRYIFYRNREVAGEAAVLQAYQYVGKMPYETKVAVLGNGHTTKGVLRILHGLGADVDVYGRKLESLFIKNMVNYDVLVNCVMWDTTRTDRIIYKEDLKRLKKGAMIIDVSCDPNMEIETSRPSTIDDPVYTIDGIIHYTVDNTPAMFPHTVTKVLSEGFSPMVDHFVEGNWTDMIRNSVVIEKGHILDHHIKEFREARNLLVK is encoded by the coding sequence ATTTACACGATAGGATTTGTCATCAGTCATAAAAACAACGAAAAACGAAGAGCACTTTTGCCGAAAGATATGCCGAACATCAAAAACATGGAACAATTGTTTTTTGAAGTGGGCTATGGCGATGCGCTTGGTTATTCAGATGCAGAATATGAAGTTTCTGGCGCACAATTTGTGTCTCGCGAAGAAGTATTGAAATGTGACGCAATTGTTGATGTGAAACTAGGAAACGCAGATTATTTTGATCAATTAACACCCGGGAAATTATTAATTGGTTGGGCTCACGCTGTACAAGATATCGCGTTTACAGATTCCGTTCTTGCAGGAGACCATACAGTGGTGGCTTGGGAAGAAATGTTCGAAGATGGTCGTTATATTTTCTACCGCAACCGTGAAGTTGCTGGGGAAGCAGCTGTTTTGCAAGCGTACCAATATGTTGGGAAAATGCCATATGAAACAAAAGTGGCGGTTCTTGGAAATGGTCACACAACAAAAGGTGTACTCCGTATTCTTCACGGCTTAGGTGCAGATGTGGATGTTTACGGACGTAAGTTAGAGTCGTTGTTTATTAAAAACATGGTCAATTACGATGTTCTCGTGAACTGCGTCATGTGGGATACAACACGTACGGATCGCATCATTTATAAAGAAGATTTAAAACGCTTGAAAAAAGGCGCAATGATTATTGATGTGAGCTGCGACCCGAACATGGAAATTGAAACGTCTCGCCCATCAACAATTGATGATCCTGTTTATACAATAGACGGCATTATTCATTACACAGTAGACAATACGCCGGCTATGTTCCCACATACGGTGACGAAAGTATTGAGCGAAGGATTCTCGCCGATGGTCGATCATTTTGTTGAAGGCAATTGGACGGACATGATTCGCAATTCTGTGGTCATTGAAAAGGGCCATATCCTCGATCACCATATTAAAGAATTTAGAGAAGCTAGAAACCTATTAGTAAAATAA
- the galU gene encoding UTP--glucose-1-phosphate uridylyltransferase GalU, whose protein sequence is MRVKKAIIPAAGLGTRFLPATKAMPKEMLPIVDKPTIQYIVEEAIASGIEDIIIVTGKGKRAIEDHFDHAFELEDNLFKKGKTDMLDSVLETSNVEIHYIRQKEPLGLGHAIWSARRFIGNEPFAVLLGDDIVENEEPCLAQLMKQSESTGKSVIGVKQVPEDETHRYGIINPISIKGKLIKVDSFVEKPPAGTAPSNYAIMGRYILTPEIFEFLGQHELGAGGEIQLTDAIQKLNEVQEVYAYEFDGRRYDVGEKFGFIETTIEFALKRPELRERLLKLFEEKLKESIINEK, encoded by the coding sequence ATGCGAGTGAAAAAAGCAATAATTCCTGCTGCAGGTCTTGGAACACGATTTCTTCCAGCGACCAAAGCCATGCCAAAAGAAATGTTGCCTATCGTTGATAAGCCGACAATCCAGTACATAGTTGAAGAGGCGATTGCTTCGGGAATCGAGGACATTATTATTGTCACAGGTAAAGGGAAACGTGCCATTGAAGATCATTTCGATCACGCTTTTGAATTAGAAGACAATTTATTTAAAAAAGGGAAAACCGATATGCTGGATTCTGTCTTAGAAACTTCGAATGTAGAAATTCACTATATCCGTCAAAAAGAACCACTTGGTCTTGGTCATGCGATTTGGTCTGCGCGCCGATTTATCGGCAACGAGCCTTTTGCTGTCTTACTAGGTGATGACATTGTGGAAAACGAAGAGCCATGCCTAGCTCAATTGATGAAACAAAGCGAATCGACCGGTAAAAGTGTTATCGGCGTAAAGCAAGTTCCAGAAGACGAAACGCACCGCTACGGTATTATCAACCCAATTTCAATAAAAGGGAAATTGATCAAAGTCGATAGTTTTGTTGAGAAACCACCAGCAGGAACTGCGCCTTCAAATTATGCGATTATGGGTCGTTACATTTTAACTCCCGAAATTTTTGAGTTTCTTGGCCAACACGAACTTGGTGCCGGTGGAGAAATTCAACTGACAGATGCTATCCAAAAACTCAATGAAGTCCAAGAGGTTTATGCTTATGAGTTTGACGGGCGTCGCTATGATGTCGGTGAGAAATTTGGTTTTATTGAAACGACGATTGAATTTGCTTTAAAACGTCCTGAATTAAGAGAACGGTTGTTGAAGCTTTTCGAGGAAAAGTTAAAAGAATCCATTATCAATGAAAAATAG
- a CDS encoding GNAT family N-acetyltransferase, producing MKDIYFEKEYAQLYEKIENGICEEFVFKHPQGTIKHLFIKREIPIKLDGQVFYDLVTPYGYGGPRIVESRYEDKVELVNAFEQRFGEYCLENGIVSEFVRFHPIMRNHLDFSNCYELVFKRKTIQTRLDKIDNPILTEYSASSRRDIRHGLKAGVEYRVINHPKDLKNFKELYYSTMQRNAAEMIYYFDDAYFQRCIDKLGDYLVVVEVRFEDKVIGMSLNFVYGDYIHVHLTGTRQEFHHFAPAYILQYALALWGKEHGKKLIHHGGGRTGKVDDKLYLFKKKFGRNEDLAYYIGQKIWNQLVYERLCHAQNISNDSDSFPAYRSMKSSIPIN from the coding sequence ATGAAAGACATTTATTTTGAGAAAGAATATGCACAGTTGTATGAAAAAATTGAAAACGGTATCTGTGAAGAGTTTGTTTTCAAACATCCACAAGGGACAATAAAACATTTGTTTATCAAACGTGAAATTCCAATCAAGCTAGATGGTCAAGTATTCTATGATCTTGTGACCCCTTATGGCTATGGAGGTCCACGAATCGTCGAGAGTAGATATGAAGATAAAGTGGAGTTGGTGAACGCTTTCGAGCAGCGATTTGGAGAGTATTGTCTCGAAAATGGCATTGTTTCTGAGTTTGTCCGTTTTCATCCCATCATGAGAAATCACTTAGATTTCTCTAATTGTTACGAGCTGGTTTTCAAGCGCAAGACCATTCAAACACGACTCGATAAAATTGACAATCCCATTCTCACAGAGTATTCGGCTTCAAGTAGAAGGGACATACGGCATGGCTTAAAAGCAGGTGTAGAATACCGTGTGATTAATCACCCAAAAGACTTGAAAAATTTTAAAGAGCTATATTATTCTACTATGCAACGAAACGCAGCTGAAATGATTTACTATTTCGATGACGCATATTTTCAGCGTTGTATCGATAAGCTTGGTGACTATTTAGTAGTTGTTGAAGTGCGTTTTGAAGACAAGGTGATTGGCATGAGTTTAAATTTTGTTTATGGAGATTATATCCACGTTCATCTTACTGGTACGCGTCAGGAGTTTCATCATTTTGCACCGGCTTATATTTTACAATATGCACTTGCCTTGTGGGGAAAAGAGCATGGTAAAAAGCTAATTCATCATGGCGGAGGACGAACAGGAAAAGTGGATGATAAACTTTATCTTTTTAAAAAGAAATTCGGCCGTAATGAAGATTTAGCGTATTATATTGGTCAAAAAATTTGGAATCAACTGGTGTATGAACGATTATGCCATGCCCAAAACATTTCAAACGATTCCGATTCATTTCCTGCTTATCGGAGCATGAAATCTTCAATTCCCATAAACTAA